From the genome of Ziziphus jujuba cultivar Dongzao chromosome 6, ASM3175591v1, one region includes:
- the LOC107430305 gene encoding pentatricopeptide repeat-containing protein At5g47360: MALCSISRFLSSSIRLENPKFLTFHFTTASSADKVFNHLKKNNGGNMEKTLAPFSALLDAKSVSNVLERCYPGQSQMGLRFFIWAGLQSNYRHSSYMYTKVCKLFGIHQNPQLLFNVIDAYRAESCLVSLKTFKVVLNLYKEAKLADEALRVLRKMPDFGLRADTTMYNVVIRLVCQKGDMDMAGSLMREMGSMDLCPDMITFVEMVKGFCNACRLEDACGLFNVMKEQGCLPNVVLYSVLLDGVCRCGNMEKALELLGEMEKEGGNCSPNVVTYTSLIQRFCEKGRLSEALKVLDRMEAFGCAPNRITVSSLIKCFCAEDRVEEIYKLIERVVRGGNVSPGECYSSLVVSLKTNQKPHEAEKAFRKMLDSGMRPDGLACSIMIKELCLEGRMLDGYHLCDEIESLGCLSSIDSDIYSILLVGLCRQKHSLEAVKLARLMLKKGIRPQAPYIDSIVKIIKNSEDEELVNNLTIIGR; this comes from the coding sequence ATGGCGCTTTGTTCAATTTCGCGGTTTCTCTCGTCTTCAATTCGCCTGGAAAACCCCAAATTCTTAACCTTTCATTTCACAACTGCCTCATCTGCTGACAAAGTTTTCAATCACCTGAAGAAAAACAACGGTGGCAACATGGAGAAAACACTGGCCCCATTTAGTGCTTTACTGGATGCAAAATCTGTCAGCAATGTCTTAGAAAGGTGCTATCCTGGCCAATCTCAAATGGGTCTTAGATTTTTCATTTGGGCTGGTCTTCAATCTAATTATAGGCATAGTTCTTATATGTACACCAAAGTTTGTAAATTGTTTGGAATTCATCAAAACCCACAACTTCTTTTCAATGTTATTGATGCTTATAGAGCTGAGAGTTGTTTAGTTAGTCTTAAGACATTTAAGGTGGTTTTGAATTTGTACAAAGAAGCTAAACTTGCTGATGAGGCTTTGCGGGTATTGAGGAAAATGCCGGATTTTGGTTTACGTGCTGACACCACAATGTACAATGTTGTAATAAGATTGGTTTGCCAAAAGGGTGATATGGATATGGCTGGAAGTTTGATGAGAGAGATGGGTTCGATGGATCTTTGTCCTGATATGATCACCTTTGTTGAGATGGTCAAAGGGTTTTGTAATGCATGTAGGTTGGAGGATGCTTGTGggttgtttaatgttatgaagGAACAGGGGTGTTTGCCCAATGTGGTGTTGTACTCGGTGCTTCTTGATGGGGTTTGTAGGTGTGGGAATATGGAGAAAGCTTTGGAGTTATTAGGGGAAATGGAGAAAGAAGGTGGGAATTGTAGTCCTAATGTAGTAACTTATACCTCTCTTATTCAAAGGTTTTGTGAGAAAGGCAGGCTGTCGGAGGCATTGAAGGTTTTGGATCGAATGGAAGCTTTTGGGTGTGCTCCAAATCGCATAACAGTTAGTTCTTTAATTAAGTGCTTTTGTGCTGAGGATCGAGTGGAGGAGATATATAAGTTAATTGAGAGAGTAGTAAGAGGAGGTAATGTCTCCCCTGGAGAATGTTACAGTTCTCTGGTGGTTTCtttaaaaacaaatcaaaaaccTCATGAAGCGGAGAAGGCATTCAGGAAGATGCTAGATAGTGGGATGAGACCAGATGGTTTGGCATGTAGCATTATGATAAAGGAGCTTTGTTTGGAGGGGCGGATGCTAGATGGATATCACTTATGTGATGAAATTGAGAGTTTGGGATGCTTATCTTCCATTGACTCTGATATCTATTCCATTCTTTTAGTGGGGCTATGTCGACAAAAGCATTCCTTGGAGGCTGTGAAGCTTGCGAGGTTAATGCTCAAGAAGGGAATTCGACCTCAAGCTCCTTATATCGACAGTATAGTTAAAATCATCAAGAATTCTGAAGATGAGGAGCTAGTTAACAATTTAACTATAATCGGAAGGTGA